The following coding sequences are from one Azospirillum sp. TSH100 window:
- the kdpA gene encoding potassium-transporting ATPase subunit KdpA: MNAGDSLQIIFYCLVLIALTPLVGGYMARVFTGERVLPDRILGPVERGIYRLCGIRADQEQHWTAYALAMLAFNLLGFLLLYGLLRLQGWLPLNPAGMAPVAPDLAFNTAISFMTNTNWQAYGGESTLSYLSQMAGLTVQNFVSAATGFAVLVALIRGFARRSARTVGNFYVDVTRATLYVLLPLSIVTALFLVSQGVPQNFDSYTVATTVEGGRQVIAQGPVASQEAIKQLGSNGGGFFSVNSAHPYENPTPLANVVEMVFLLMLAAGLTDTFGRMVGDRRQGWAIFAAMGILFLAGLGVACWAEYQANPAAVAAGLDAAAGNMEGKEVRFGIVNSALWAVATTAASNGSVNAMHDSFMPLGGMVPMVNMMLGEVVFGGVGAGLYGMLIFVVLAVFIAGLMVGRTPEYLGKKIEAKEIKLAMIATLTLPLGVLFFSALTLVLPAGLAGIQDPGPHGLSEVLYAYSSATGNNGSAFAGFAANSLYHNTTIALAMLLGRFLVILPVLAIAGGLAAKRTVPASAGTFPTHGGLFIGLLVGIVLIVGGLTFFPALALGPVVEHLMLGTGTFF, translated from the coding sequence ATGAATGCCGGGGACAGTCTCCAGATCATCTTCTATTGCCTCGTCCTGATCGCGCTCACCCCGCTGGTCGGGGGCTATATGGCCCGCGTCTTCACCGGCGAGCGTGTTCTGCCGGACCGCATTCTCGGCCCCGTGGAGCGGGGCATCTACCGGCTGTGCGGCATCCGCGCCGACCAGGAACAGCATTGGACCGCCTATGCGCTGGCCATGCTGGCCTTCAACCTGCTGGGTTTCCTGCTGCTCTACGGGCTGCTGCGCCTGCAAGGCTGGTTGCCGCTGAACCCGGCCGGGATGGCGCCGGTGGCGCCCGACCTCGCCTTCAACACCGCGATCAGCTTCATGACCAACACCAACTGGCAGGCCTATGGCGGCGAAAGCACGCTGAGCTACCTCAGCCAGATGGCTGGGCTGACCGTGCAGAATTTCGTGTCGGCCGCCACCGGCTTCGCCGTTCTGGTGGCGCTGATCCGTGGCTTCGCGCGGCGCTCGGCGCGCACGGTCGGCAATTTCTATGTCGATGTGACGCGCGCCACGCTCTATGTGCTGCTGCCCCTCAGCATCGTCACGGCGCTGTTCCTGGTCAGCCAGGGCGTGCCGCAGAATTTTGACAGCTACACCGTCGCCACCACGGTGGAGGGCGGGCGGCAGGTGATCGCGCAAGGCCCGGTCGCCTCGCAGGAGGCGATCAAGCAGCTGGGCTCCAACGGCGGCGGCTTCTTCTCCGTCAACTCGGCGCACCCGTACGAGAACCCGACGCCGCTGGCGAACGTCGTCGAGATGGTCTTCCTGCTGATGCTGGCCGCCGGCCTGACCGACACGTTCGGGCGGATGGTCGGCGACCGGCGCCAGGGCTGGGCCATCTTCGCCGCCATGGGCATCCTGTTCCTCGCCGGCCTCGGCGTCGCCTGCTGGGCCGAATACCAGGCCAATCCGGCCGCCGTCGCCGCCGGGCTGGATGCGGCCGCCGGCAACATGGAGGGCAAGGAGGTCCGCTTCGGCATCGTCAATTCCGCCCTGTGGGCGGTGGCGACGACCGCCGCCTCCAACGGGTCGGTCAACGCCATGCATGACAGCTTCATGCCGCTCGGCGGCATGGTGCCGATGGTGAACATGATGCTGGGCGAGGTGGTGTTCGGCGGGGTCGGGGCCGGGCTCTACGGCATGCTGATCTTCGTCGTCCTCGCCGTCTTCATCGCCGGTCTGATGGTCGGCCGCACGCCGGAGTATCTCGGCAAGAAGATCGAGGCGAAGGAGATCAAGCTGGCGATGATCGCCACCCTGACCCTGCCGCTGGGCGTTCTCTTCTTCTCGGCGCTGACGCTGGTGCTGCCGGCCGGGCTGGCCGGCATCCAGGATCCCGGTCCGCATGGGCTGAGCGAGGTGCTGTACGCCTACAGCTCCGCCACCGGCAACAACGGGTCGGCCTTCGCCGGCTTCGCCGCCAACAGCCTGTACCACAACACCACCATCGCTCTCGCCATGCTGCTCGGTCGCTTCCTGGTGATCCTGCCGGTGCTGGCGATCGCCGGCGGGCTGGCGGCCAAGCGGACGGTTCCGGCGTCGGCCGGCACCTTCCCGACGCATGGCGGGCTGTTCATCGGCCTGCTGGTCGGCATCGTGCTGATCGTCGGCGGCCTGACCTTCTTCCCGGCGCTGGCGCTGGGGCCGGTGGTGGAGCACCTGATGCTCGGCACCGGGACCTTCTTCTGA
- the kdpF gene encoding K(+)-transporting ATPase subunit F, producing MTVDLILGGLVAVGLLGYLGYALIRPERF from the coding sequence ATGACCGTCGATCTCATCCTGGGCGGGCTGGTGGCCGTGGGGCTGCTCGGCTACCTCGGCTATGCCCTGATCCGTCCCGAGCGGTTCTGA
- a CDS encoding response regulator, whose product MTQKGIDSKSCVKFGIAAQRRVAPCPASAGPLTPQGLDGEMLDTVEKTRTILVVEDNVLMRKLFVRCLEEGGFTVVEASDPSSVLDLMRDMAPDLVVMDIVMPGLSGLDLIRQIRADGDLAATPVLAVTNLATPADKRRLADAGFDGHVSKPIKPKEFQAAVAGFLTA is encoded by the coding sequence GTGACGCAAAAAGGGATAGACAGCAAATCATGCGTGAAATTCGGTATTGCTGCGCAGCGTAGGGTCGCGCCATGCCCGGCATCGGCGGGGCCGCTCACGCCGCAAGGTCTGGATGGCGAGATGTTGGACACGGTCGAAAAGACGCGGACGATCCTGGTGGTCGAAGACAATGTGTTGATGCGCAAGCTCTTCGTCCGCTGCCTGGAGGAAGGCGGCTTCACCGTTGTCGAGGCGTCCGACCCCAGTTCGGTGCTCGACCTGATGCGCGACATGGCGCCCGATCTCGTCGTGATGGACATTGTCATGCCCGGCCTGTCCGGGCTGGATCTGATCCGTCAGATCCGCGCCGATGGCGATCTCGCCGCCACGCCGGTGCTGGCCGTCACCAACCTCGCCACGCCCGCGGACAAGCGTCGCCTGGCCGATGCCGGCTTCGACGGTCATGTCTCGAAGCCGATCAAGCCCAAGGAATTCCAGGCCGCCGTCGCCGGTTTTCTCACCGCCTGA
- a CDS encoding NAD-dependent epimerase/dehydratase family protein: MARYLVTGGCGFIGSHLIERLLAAGHEVRVLDDLSTGKRENLPDGVPVTIGDVADAEVVRAAMSGEDGKGVDGCFHLAAVASVDRSREAWLETHHANLSGTIAVFDAARHANPAGPVPVIYASSAAVYGDNPDMPLSEDAATRPLSAYGADKLGCELHARVADGVHGVPTAGFRFFNVYGPRQDPKSPYSGVISIFAGRIARGEPITVNGDGEQVRDFIFVKDLVRYLTAAMGHPQPGAPVYNVCTGRPTSVNRLAEVLAELSGRPLDRRYGPARPGDIRMSIGDPTRLIAAFGMSCDTPLEDGLRQTLAWLD, from the coding sequence ATGGCGCGTTATCTTGTCACCGGGGGTTGCGGATTCATCGGCTCGCACCTGATCGAACGGCTGCTGGCGGCCGGGCACGAGGTGCGGGTGCTCGATGACCTGTCCACCGGCAAGCGCGAAAACCTGCCGGACGGCGTGCCGGTAACGATCGGCGATGTGGCCGATGCCGAGGTGGTCCGGGCCGCGATGTCGGGAGAGGACGGCAAGGGGGTGGACGGCTGCTTCCATCTGGCCGCCGTCGCCTCGGTCGACCGCTCGCGCGAGGCGTGGCTGGAAACCCACCATGCCAACCTGTCCGGCACCATCGCCGTCTTCGATGCCGCCCGCCATGCCAATCCGGCCGGTCCGGTTCCGGTGATCTACGCCTCCTCAGCCGCCGTCTATGGCGACAATCCCGACATGCCGCTGAGCGAGGACGCGGCGACCCGTCCGCTGTCGGCCTACGGCGCTGACAAGCTGGGCTGCGAACTGCATGCGCGGGTGGCCGACGGGGTGCATGGCGTGCCGACCGCGGGTTTCCGCTTCTTCAACGTCTATGGTCCGCGCCAGGACCCGAAATCCCCCTATTCCGGTGTCATTTCGATCTTCGCCGGCCGGATCGCCAGGGGAGAGCCGATAACTGTCAATGGGGACGGCGAGCAGGTGCGTGATTTCATCTTTGTAAAGGATCTGGTGCGATATTTGACCGCTGCGATGGGACATCCGCAGCCGGGCGCCCCGGTCTACAATGTCTGCACCGGCCGTCCGACCTCGGTCAACCGGCTGGCGGAGGTGCTTGCTGAACTGTCGGGCCGGCCGCTCGACCGCCGTTACGGTCCGGCGCGGCCGGGCGACATCCGGATGTCCATCGGCGATCCCACGCGTCTGATCGCCGCCTTCGGCATGAGCTGCGACACGCCGCTGGAGGATGGGCTGCGCCAGACGCTGGCGTGGCTTGATTGA
- a CDS encoding endo alpha-1,4 polygalactosaminidase, which translates to MIGGLIRRRAVFGGLLSGAALLALPNRTSRAATSAQASGQSAAAPWAVYYADAAPLTAFQPYRLLVLDSRTHPPLQPLADRGKTLLGYLSVGEVETHRPWFDRVKSWGILDQENPNWPGSFYVDVRDRRWVKLVVEELVPAILREGFHGLFLDTLDNPPHLERTDAKRWHGMTDAAAALVRAIRRNWPDIGLMQNRAYEILPQTAPLLSHALGESVYAGWDFAAKRPHRQSAEDYRFQVDALKAAGALNPTLALHTLDYWDPADAAGIRAIYDLQRANGFSPYVATVELDRLIPEPPR; encoded by the coding sequence GTGATCGGTGGTTTGATCAGGCGGCGGGCGGTCTTCGGCGGGCTTTTGTCGGGTGCGGCGCTGCTGGCGCTGCCCAACAGAACTTCGCGGGCCGCGACCTCCGCTCAAGCTTCCGGTCAATCCGCTGCGGCTCCCTGGGCGGTCTATTATGCCGACGCCGCACCTCTGACCGCCTTCCAGCCTTATCGCCTGCTGGTCCTCGACAGCCGCACCCACCCGCCGCTGCAACCGCTGGCCGACCGCGGCAAGACCCTGCTCGGCTATCTCAGCGTGGGGGAGGTCGAGACGCACCGCCCCTGGTTCGACCGAGTGAAGAGCTGGGGCATTCTGGATCAGGAAAACCCCAACTGGCCCGGCAGCTTCTATGTCGATGTGCGCGACCGCCGCTGGGTCAAGCTGGTGGTGGAGGAGCTGGTCCCCGCCATCCTGCGCGAGGGGTTCCACGGCCTCTTTCTCGACACGCTGGACAATCCGCCGCATCTGGAGCGCACCGACGCCAAGCGCTGGCATGGCATGACCGACGCGGCGGCGGCGCTGGTGCGGGCCATACGCCGCAACTGGCCGGACATCGGCCTGATGCAGAACCGCGCCTATGAGATCCTGCCGCAGACCGCCCCGCTGCTGAGCCACGCGCTGGGCGAGAGCGTCTATGCCGGCTGGGATTTCGCCGCCAAGCGTCCGCACCGTCAGAGTGCGGAGGATTACCGGTTCCAGGTCGACGCCCTGAAGGCCGCCGGGGCGCTGAACCCGACGCTTGCGCTTCACACGCTGGATTACTGGGATCCGGCCGACGCGGCGGGGATCCGGGCGATCTACGACCTGCAACGGGCCAACGGCTTTTCCCCCTATGTCGCGACGGTCGAACTCGACCGCCTGATCCCGGAGCCGCCGCGATGA